A single Marinitoga aeolica DNA region contains:
- a CDS encoding heavy metal translocating P-type ATPase, translating to MEKKELVLEGLDCASCAAKIEDTVKNLDNVDGVELNFITKTLSIKVEDEEKIEEIKKIVKKIEPDVEVYEKNERKRKNKEEEEEEFNRKLEIIRLVSALGVFIAALFVKEPFWLQVTLYIVAYLISGGKVLLRSFKNIIRGNVFDENFLMSVATIGAFSIGEFPEAVGVMVFFEIGELLQDMAVDNSKKSIKALLDIRPDYANLLKEGKEIRVSPEEVEKGDLIIVKPGERVPLDGIVIKGNSMVDTSALTGESIPRTIKENDEVMSGFINLNGLITVKVEKEYSESTISKILDMVENAAAKKAKTEKLITKFAKYYTPVVVFLAIALAALPPLITGAPFNEWLYRALIFLVISCPCGLVVSIPLGYFAGVGALSKQGVLVKGGNYLERLKNLDTVIFDKTGTLTEGVFEVVEIKTFNGFKKDEILKIAAYAEEHSNHPIAESIKKKFGKEINKNIIEDYEEISGHGIRAKIEGKEILVGNRKLMNKFKIKTPEINFSGTIVFVAIDGKFAGYIGISDKIKPGVKDVIKNLKNLGVKKTVMLTGDSEKVAQSVAKEIGIDEYYAELLPGDKVNFFEKFSEGVSTAFVGDGINDAPVLTRADVGIAMGGLGSDAAIEAADVVIMDDDISKLSDSMKISRKTLKITWQNITIVLGVKILFLILGALGKTDMWGAVFADVGITIIAVFNTLRILRVKYII from the coding sequence ATGGAGAAAAAAGAACTTGTGCTTGAAGGGTTAGATTGTGCAAGTTGTGCTGCAAAGATAGAAGATACTGTAAAAAATTTAGATAATGTAGATGGTGTGGAACTTAATTTCATAACAAAAACTTTATCTATTAAAGTAGAAGATGAAGAGAAAATAGAAGAAATAAAAAAAATAGTAAAAAAAATAGAACCAGATGTAGAAGTTTATGAGAAAAATGAAAGAAAAAGAAAAAATAAAGAGGAAGAAGAAGAAGAGTTTAATAGAAAGCTAGAAATTATCAGATTAGTTTCAGCCCTTGGTGTATTTATAGCAGCTTTATTTGTAAAAGAACCATTCTGGTTACAGGTAACATTATACATAGTTGCATATTTAATTTCTGGTGGAAAAGTATTATTAAGATCATTTAAAAATATTATAAGAGGGAATGTTTTTGATGAAAACTTTTTAATGAGTGTTGCAACAATTGGAGCTTTTTCAATAGGAGAATTTCCAGAAGCTGTTGGAGTTATGGTGTTTTTTGAAATAGGTGAATTATTACAGGATATGGCAGTAGATAATTCAAAAAAATCAATAAAAGCATTGCTGGATATAAGACCAGATTATGCAAATCTTTTAAAAGAAGGTAAAGAAATAAGAGTATCACCAGAAGAGGTTGAAAAAGGTGATTTAATAATAGTAAAACCTGGCGAAAGAGTACCTTTAGACGGAATAGTTATTAAAGGAAATTCGATGGTAGATACTTCAGCATTAACTGGAGAATCAATTCCGCGAACCATAAAAGAAAATGATGAAGTTATGAGTGGGTTTATAAATCTTAATGGACTTATTACTGTGAAAGTTGAAAAAGAATATTCTGAATCTACAATATCCAAGATACTTGATATGGTTGAAAATGCAGCAGCAAAAAAAGCTAAAACAGAAAAACTTATTACAAAATTCGCTAAATATTACACACCAGTAGTAGTCTTTTTAGCTATTGCATTAGCTGCTTTACCACCATTAATTACAGGAGCACCATTTAATGAATGGTTATATAGAGCCTTAATTTTCCTTGTTATTTCCTGTCCATGTGGTCTTGTTGTTTCTATTCCTCTTGGATATTTTGCAGGTGTAGGCGCATTGTCAAAACAAGGGGTTCTTGTAAAAGGTGGAAATTATCTGGAGCGACTAAAAAATTTAGATACGGTTATTTTTGATAAAACAGGAACATTAACAGAAGGAGTTTTTGAAGTTGTAGAGATAAAAACATTTAATGGATTCAAAAAAGATGAAATACTTAAAATAGCAGCTTATGCTGAAGAACATTCAAATCATCCTATTGCAGAATCGATAAAGAAAAAATTTGGAAAGGAAATAAACAAAAACATTATTGAAGATTATGAAGAAATTTCAGGACATGGTATAAGAGCAAAAATAGAAGGAAAAGAAATACTTGTAGGAAATAGAAAATTAATGAATAAATTTAAGATAAAAACACCTGAAATAAACTTTAGCGGAACTATAGTATTTGTTGCAATTGATGGAAAATTTGCCGGTTATATTGGAATATCAGATAAAATAAAACCGGGAGTAAAAGATGTAATAAAAAATCTTAAAAATTTAGGAGTTAAAAAAACAGTGATGCTTACAGGAGATAGTGAAAAGGTTGCTCAATCAGTTGCAAAAGAAATTGGAATTGATGAATATTATGCTGAGCTACTTCCAGGAGATAAAGTTAACTTTTTTGAAAAGTTTAGTGAAGGGGTTTCTACAGCTTTCGTTGGAGATGGAATAAATGATGCTCCTGTATTAACCAGAGCAGATGTTGGTATTGCTATGGGTGGTCTTGGTTCAGATGCAGCAATAGAAGCAGCAGATGTTGTCATAATGGATGATGATATTTCTAAATTATCAGATTCAATGAAAATATCCAGAAAAACCTTAAAGATTACATGGCAAAATATAACAATAGTGCTTGGAGTAAAAATATTATTCCTTATTTTAGGTGCATTAGGTAAAACAGATATGTGGGGAGCAGTTTTTGCAGATGTTGGAATAACTATAATAGCAGTATTTAATACATTAAGAATATTGAGAGTAAAATATATAATATAA
- a CDS encoding DUF1450 domain-containing protein, translated as MVELCKHNKGTEKVVEYLESKNIEYFVANCLDECEICHSKVFIKKDGEVISADTVEELLNKI; from the coding sequence ATGGTAGAATTATGTAAACACAACAAAGGAACAGAAAAAGTTGTAGAATATTTAGAAAGTAAAAATATAGAATATTTTGTAGCTAACTGTCTTGATGAATGTGAGATATGTCACTCAAAAGTTTTTATAAAAAAAGACGGTGAAGTAATTTCAGCAGATACTGTTGAAGAATTACTAAATAAAATATAG
- a CDS encoding heavy metal translocating P-type ATPase yields MDKEGMNMSHDHHNHNMKDEHSEHHDHSMKHNHEHHDHHSHHAQMVEDFKKRFWISLILTIPVLILSPLVQKLLGLEKLLSFPGDLYVLFAISTFIYFYGGYPFLKGFYEEVKGKKPGMMTLIAVAISTAYVYSSVVVFGLEGGIFFWELATLIDIMLLGHWIEMRSVMGASRALEELAKLMPSDAHKLMPDGSLMDIPLEELKTGDIVVVKPGEKVPADGIIIEGESSLNESMLTGESKPVSKKKNDLVIGGSINGEGSLKVKVKNTGKDSYLSQVIELVKEAQESKSKTQDLANRAAVWLTFIALSGGAITFFIWTWLMEKSFVFALERTVTVMVITCPHALGLAVPLVVAVSTAISAKNGLLIRDRVAFERARNIQAIVFDKTGTLTMGKFGVTDVVNLSNDINEEDILNYAASVEAHSEHPIAKSIAKSAENPMKVENFRAIPGKGAEGNVNGKHVMVVSPGYLREKNIKIENEKINEMLSAGKTVVYVLIDSELKGAIGLADIIRPESKEAIAKLKEMGIKCMMLTGDNKQVAKWVAEELELDEYFAEVLPHEKSQKIKEIQSRNLVVAMTGDGVNDAPALVQADVGIAIGAGTDVAVESADIILVRSDPRDVVSIIGLAKNTYKKMIENLLWATGYNAIAIPLAAGVLYKWGILLSPAVGAVFMSLSTVIVAINAKLLKLEH; encoded by the coding sequence ATGGATAAAGAGGGAATGAATATGAGTCATGATCATCATAATCATAATATGAAAGATGAACATTCAGAACATCATGATCATTCAATGAAACATAATCATGAACATCACGATCATCACAGTCATCATGCTCAGATGGTTGAAGATTTTAAAAAACGTTTTTGGATATCATTAATTTTAACAATTCCAGTTTTAATATTATCTCCATTGGTTCAGAAATTACTTGGACTCGAAAAGTTGCTATCTTTTCCAGGAGATTTGTATGTACTTTTTGCTATTTCAACTTTTATCTATTTTTATGGTGGTTATCCGTTTTTAAAAGGTTTTTATGAAGAAGTCAAAGGTAAAAAACCCGGAATGATGACTTTGATAGCAGTTGCAATTAGTACAGCGTATGTATATAGTAGTGTGGTTGTTTTTGGTTTAGAAGGAGGTATATTTTTCTGGGAATTAGCAACATTAATTGATATTATGTTGCTTGGTCACTGGATTGAAATGAGATCAGTAATGGGAGCTTCACGTGCATTAGAAGAATTAGCAAAATTGATGCCTTCAGATGCTCATAAACTTATGCCAGATGGTTCGTTAATGGATATTCCTCTTGAAGAATTGAAAACAGGGGATATTGTTGTTGTAAAACCAGGTGAAAAAGTTCCTGCCGATGGTATTATAATAGAGGGAGAAAGTTCATTAAATGAATCAATGTTAACAGGTGAAAGTAAACCTGTATCAAAAAAGAAAAATGATCTTGTAATTGGTGGTTCAATAAATGGTGAAGGTTCATTAAAAGTAAAAGTTAAAAATACAGGAAAAGATTCATATCTTTCTCAGGTAATTGAGCTTGTAAAAGAAGCACAGGAAAGCAAATCTAAAACACAGGATCTCGCTAATCGTGCAGCAGTATGGTTAACTTTTATTGCATTATCAGGCGGTGCAATAACGTTTTTCATCTGGACGTGGCTAATGGAAAAAAGCTTTGTTTTTGCTCTTGAAAGAACAGTTACAGTTATGGTAATAACTTGTCCTCATGCACTGGGGCTGGCAGTTCCATTAGTTGTTGCAGTTTCAACAGCAATATCAGCAAAAAATGGATTACTTATTAGAGATCGTGTAGCTTTTGAAAGAGCAAGAAATATTCAGGCTATAGTGTTTGATAAAACTGGTACCTTGACAATGGGAAAATTTGGTGTAACTGATGTAGTTAATCTTTCAAATGATATAAATGAAGAAGATATTTTAAATTATGCTGCCTCAGTTGAAGCACATTCAGAACATCCAATTGCGAAATCTATTGCAAAATCTGCTGAAAATCCAATGAAGGTAGAAAACTTCAGAGCCATTCCGGGAAAAGGAGCTGAAGGTAATGTAAATGGAAAACATGTTATGGTAGTTAGTCCTGGATATTTGAGGGAAAAAAATATAAAAATTGAAAATGAAAAAATAAATGAAATGTTATCAGCAGGAAAAACAGTAGTTTATGTATTGATAGATTCTGAATTAAAAGGAGCAATTGGTCTTGCCGATATTATAAGACCAGAATCAAAAGAAGCAATAGCAAAATTGAAAGAAATGGGTATAAAGTGTATGATGTTAACAGGTGACAATAAACAGGTAGCAAAATGGGTTGCTGAAGAATTAGAACTTGATGAATACTTTGCAGAGGTTTTACCGCATGAAAAATCACAAAAGATAAAGGAAATTCAATCCCGAAATTTAGTTGTTGCAATGACTGGAGATGGAGTAAACGATGCACCTGCTTTGGTTCAAGCGGATGTTGGTATAGCAATTGGAGCAGGTACAGATGTTGCAGTTGAATCTGCGGATATAATATTAGTTAGAAGCGATCCAAGAGATGTTGTTTCAATAATAGGTCTTGCTAAAAATACGTATAAAAAAATGATAGAAAATTTATTATGGGCAACAGGCTATAATGCTATAGCTATACCTCTTGCAGCGGGTGTTTTGTATAAGTGGGGAATTCTTTTAAGTCCAGCAGTAGGTGCTGTATTTATGTCTTTAAGTACAGTTATAGTTGCAATAAATGCAAAATTATTGAAATTAGAACACTAA
- a CDS encoding class I SAM-dependent methyltransferase — protein sequence MNTSKKYDNVAKWYDYFEGYIEKKLFSNFRKKLFENIDGKFLELGVGTGKNLLYYPENFEGYAIDFSKKMIEIAKKRKNQLGFKNIEILQMDIENLQFEDNTFDTVFSSFVFCTVPDPIKGLKEARRVLKNTGKAVFLEHMKSASFINNIFLYMMNPFTKLLLGTSMIRETEKNIEKSGFKIEKTYYLYKDIVRLIIARK from the coding sequence ATGAATACATCAAAAAAATATGATAATGTAGCAAAGTGGTATGACTATTTTGAAGGATATATTGAAAAAAAGTTATTTTCGAACTTTAGAAAAAAATTATTTGAAAATATTGATGGAAAATTTCTGGAATTAGGTGTTGGAACAGGTAAAAATCTACTATATTATCCAGAAAATTTTGAGGGATATGCAATTGATTTCAGTAAAAAAATGATTGAAATAGCTAAAAAACGAAAAAATCAATTAGGATTTAAAAATATAGAAATTTTACAGATGGATATTGAAAATCTTCAATTTGAGGATAATACTTTTGATACGGTTTTTTCTTCATTTGTATTTTGTACAGTTCCAGATCCCATTAAAGGTTTAAAAGAAGCCAGAAGAGTGTTAAAAAACACAGGTAAAGCAGTTTTTTTAGAACATATGAAAAGTGCTAGTTTTATAAATAATATATTTTTATATATGATGAATCCATTTACAAAATTGCTTCTTGGAACGTCAATGATTAGAGAAACAGAAAAAAATATTGAAAAATCTGGATTTAAAATTGAAAAGACATATTATTTATACAAAGATATTGTCAGATTAATTATAGCAAGAAAATAA
- a CDS encoding efflux RND transporter permease subunit, with the protein MKNRNLFRFIIKYRLWIIIISIILTIFLGIFASKTNIDMGTYTLLPENDPEIIKFKQISENFGGFDNLIITIKGNDNLKMEQATEEIAKKIKGLSEFIKYVDYKYPVDFIKENILLYINDDLFYKSVELLKNNPKVLKLSQEKNNLSKMLLYLSSKNSFNEQDLNFLTELFNDENEDFFKILDMKYYYNEDKKNLLIFLRPTDATHDMKFFQNMVNAVEKSLNPIMQKYPSLNIGITGMPKIMSEQQDNLNTKIATISTIVLFLLIILFIFSFKKFSASIYIVIPILIAIIWTLGINYLIIGRLNIVTSIFSILLLGLGVDFSLHFLTKFYYEINSGKNVLDSLEMVFHQTLPGIFAGAITTAASFYVLMFSKFKGLFELGFIAGTGILMSLITITFILTAILSYSKIKPSKIQKNVISKRFTDTIIKYNYIVVILILAIIFIPLLINFRIEFNYNAFDLLPDIPSVRLENSLKEEYNNSFEYNILVANSIEESKRQYEELKKTDIYSEIDSLALLIPDNQSEKIPILKDLYNKYLTTEKPKIANVSLKLVIMLVQNLIENKKIDNTFYIDKTKEVLNYLNNLNKNELDNLQKNIKEYFYYVIKSMENATTKGEISIDDLPEYLKDKYLSKNKNIATFVFLKDGLWDEKSMKKVYTILRNIDENSTGTTFVWVKLIDYIREDLLRSSIYVFILIFFIVLIYFRKLKITLLTLTPVILGALWLLNFMSLLNIKFNIANIVVIPLILGIGIDDGIHMIHNYLINRSIIEMIKQSGKAVIITSLTSMIGFGSLYFVKDPLVSQMGFLLFFGIFFCLIISLTILPLFIQLFKKSIFNQK; encoded by the coding sequence ATGAAAAACAGAAATCTATTTAGATTTATTATAAAATACCGGCTCTGGATAATTATTATTTCAATAATTCTTACAATTTTTTTGGGCATATTTGCCTCAAAAACAAATATTGATATGGGAACCTACACATTATTGCCAGAGAATGATCCGGAAATAATTAAATTCAAACAAATATCTGAAAATTTTGGTGGCTTCGATAATTTAATTATTACAATAAAAGGAAATGACAATTTAAAAATGGAACAGGCAACTGAAGAAATTGCCAAAAAAATAAAAGGATTATCAGAATTTATAAAATATGTTGATTATAAATATCCTGTAGATTTTATAAAAGAAAATATTTTACTTTATATAAATGATGATTTATTTTATAAAAGCGTTGAACTTCTAAAAAATAATCCAAAGGTATTAAAATTATCCCAGGAAAAAAATAACCTTTCAAAAATGTTATTATATCTAAGCTCCAAAAATTCTTTTAATGAACAGGACTTGAATTTTTTAACAGAATTATTTAATGATGAAAATGAAGATTTTTTCAAAATATTAGATATGAAATATTATTATAATGAAGACAAAAAAAATTTACTCATTTTTTTAAGGCCAACAGATGCAACACATGACATGAAATTTTTTCAAAATATGGTTAATGCAGTTGAAAAAAGTTTAAATCCTATAATGCAAAAATATCCTTCATTAAATATTGGAATTACAGGAATGCCAAAAATTATGTCAGAACAACAGGATAATTTAAATACAAAAATTGCAACCATATCTACTATTGTATTATTTCTTTTAATAATTCTTTTTATCTTTTCATTCAAAAAATTTTCTGCATCAATATATATTGTAATTCCAATCTTAATAGCCATCATCTGGACACTTGGTATAAATTATTTAATAATAGGAAGATTGAATATAGTTACAAGTATTTTTTCTATTTTACTTCTGGGACTTGGAGTAGATTTTTCATTGCACTTTTTAACCAAATTTTACTATGAAATAAATTCAGGGAAAAATGTTTTAGACAGTTTGGAGATGGTATTTCATCAAACCCTTCCTGGAATCTTTGCCGGTGCAATAACTACAGCTGCATCTTTTTATGTTTTGATGTTTTCAAAATTCAAAGGATTATTTGAACTTGGTTTTATTGCAGGAACTGGCATTTTAATGTCTCTTATAACTATAACTTTCATTTTGACAGCAATTTTATCTTATTCAAAAATAAAACCATCAAAAATTCAAAAAAATGTGATAAGTAAAAGGTTTACAGATACTATTATAAAATATAATTATATTGTAGTGATTTTAATACTTGCAATTATATTCATACCACTCTTAATAAATTTCAGGATTGAGTTCAATTATAATGCTTTTGATTTATTACCTGATATCCCTTCTGTTCGTCTGGAAAATTCTTTAAAAGAAGAATACAATAATTCTTTTGAATATAATATATTAGTTGCAAATTCAATTGAAGAAAGCAAACGGCAATATGAAGAATTGAAAAAAACTGATATATATTCTGAAATTGATTCTCTGGCATTATTAATTCCTGATAATCAATCTGAAAAAATCCCCATTTTAAAAGATTTATATAATAAATATTTAACTACAGAAAAACCTAAAATTGCAAATGTGTCTTTAAAATTAGTAATTATGCTTGTTCAAAATTTGATAGAAAACAAAAAAATTGATAACACTTTTTATATTGATAAAACCAAAGAAGTATTGAATTATCTAAATAACTTAAATAAAAACGAACTGGATAATCTTCAGAAAAATATAAAAGAATATTTTTATTATGTAATTAAAAGTATGGAAAATGCTACAACAAAAGGTGAAATTTCAATTGATGATTTACCTGAATACTTAAAAGATAAATATCTGAGTAAAAACAAAAATATTGCAACTTTCGTTTTCTTAAAAGATGGTTTATGGGATGAAAAAAGCATGAAAAAAGTTTATACCATTTTAAGAAATATTGATGAAAATTCTACAGGAACTACATTTGTATGGGTTAAATTAATAGATTATATCAGAGAAGATTTATTAAGAAGTTCAATTTATGTTTTTATTTTAATATTTTTTATAGTGCTTATTTATTTTAGAAAATTGAAAATAACTCTATTAACTTTAACTCCAGTAATACTTGGAGCTTTATGGCTTTTGAATTTTATGTCTCTACTTAATATAAAGTTTAACATAGCAAATATTGTGGTAATCCCTTTAATACTGGGTATAGGAATAGATGATGGAATACATATGATTCATAATTATTTAATAAATAGAAGTATAATTGAAATGATAAAACAATCCGGTAAAGCTGTAATAATTACTTCATTGACGAGTATGATAGGATTTGGTTCCTTATACTTTGTTAAAGACCCTTTAGTTTCACAAATGGGATTTTTGTTATTTTTTGGGATTTTCTTCTGCTTAATCATTTCCCTTACAATTCTACCACTTTTTATACAATTATTTAAAAAATCAATTTTTAATCAAAAATAA
- a CDS encoding SHOCT domain-containing protein encodes MPCWGWSGFYGYGIIGSLVGFGFMILFLILIYFIFKNLFKNNHSRQNQKNKVSNEDVLKILNEKFVKGEITEEEYIRKKKLIE; translated from the coding sequence ATGCCATGTTGGGGTTGGAGTGGATTTTATGGATATGGAATAATTGGCTCTTTAGTTGGATTTGGATTTATGATTTTATTTTTAATTTTAATATATTTCATATTTAAAAATTTATTTAAAAACAATCATTCAAGACAAAATCAGAAAAATAAAGTAAGTAATGAAGATGTCTTAAAAATTTTAAATGAAAAATTTGTTAAAGGTGAAATTACCGAAGAAGAATATATAAGAAAAAAGAAACTTATCGAATAG